The genomic stretch catctcttccgagcacaagtaatgatagacaacaaaagcaatggtgggccgTTTTTAAAACAAAGGCACGATCGTAAGTTGATACATCTTTTTTCCACGAAGAGGTTGTATCGAAAACAGTTTTGTCCCCGATTGATCATGATGAAATTATTTATGCAAATGAGATAGAAGCGGAGGAGgagttagaagaggaagaagaagagaatgataaggagagggatgagatagaagagggggaagaagaagaagaagaggaggaggaagaagaagaagaagaagaagaagaagaagaagaagaagaagaagaagaagatgaggatgatgatgatgatgagtaagagaaggtattgaaagtatacatatcaaaatttggaaacaattattagcgttttattttttcttttatacctgtttattaggttttatttttttgtatcttataataattatcctgtaatatttgctaacactttttaatcaattgtagtacacatggctcgtggaggaggtaggcagcgcggaggctatagtgagggaggtagtagctcccgagagcaggaggaggacgttgaccgttctactacggaggtgagtgaggaggaggaggttggtGTACCCCGACATACTGACGGCAGGATGATCCTTGATCCGAATGGTCTAtggtaattttttattcattctattttgtaatttttttatttagtaataaatgactttttttagacatatgttaattatacattattttttattcctatataattatgtttttaacatgtttgatttcaggtttagaagtcaaacagttgttcgtggtgtgactaatagcacccaagagaacatgacacacggcgttacttgttggagtaacgctagtgatgaagataaggagatgtggttcaacaacttccgggtatctatttataaaatatatattattaaatataatttatttattctttttaccttattattaatttgtttctcatctatgtgtttactttttgtagcgtgtgttctattggccaaccgaccttgagcgcctagtttggcaaaggtataatgacattggcaagaagaggctaagggacaacatgtataaggtgtctaagaggaagaaggcgccatctttcatgaaaggtatttagtttcttttaatacccgtaattagttaaaattcattacatattttgaaaatatattaattaataattgttattttattgattacaggttcgtcatatgaggaatataccaagtaccggaacagtcctgagttcaaggaagcatcggccctgaacaagatcaacaggaaaggaggagataaggacgcggaagttgagcctactcattatggagggtctcaatcttttcatgatcgtgtggtgttagatgtaagttatttgtcttagcttttaatttaatagtcttctaatttaattagtctcattaattatcatgtttgagtaacaatttccttgttttttttccggaagaccaagaagaataagggtaaggtacccacgattgttgatctctttgttgacactcacgcaaagaagacaagcaagggcaagttgatcttcgcgaaggaaaaagatcaacagttatatgtaagtgtcaaaaaataaaaatttcttagctttttaaagtatatgttttatcaatttttagataagtaacctctaaccattaatgttttatcaattttttaggaacaattccttgtccgtaggaagaacaacccggaaattgatgacaatgagctatggtttgatcttgttgaggggttccaaagaggagatgtgtatggagccgggtcggcaaaggagattttctaccctcctacaagaagaagagggtcaatttcctcccaacaacaaccttataccccaagtgtcgtgagtgtgctccaagctcaattagccgccagggagaggcaggatgccgagagggagaggcgggatgccgagagagatgctgaaattcggaggatgaaggaggaaatggaaCGGATGAACTCCTTCTTCGCCAATTGCAACACTGGTGGCGCCGCAACcaaaggatcctagagatcctaattttggaggtggtagtggagcgggagcaagtttccctgttatgtagttttttagagaacatgttattcccggataatgttagatgaccaaaactcgtagaactcgtagttgtgtgtatggaacatgattttctttatcaagtttggttgtgttggcttcccatgtgttctctgctggaagtgttggtttatttgcaggtttttacgtatttggctaggtcaaaaacgatttttaggctaaaaaaaatgtaaatttggCGACGGATACTGGGCATTTGGCGACGGGAAACCGTCGCTAAGTCTCTGATCATGAATTAATTTTAGGGACATTGGCGACGGGAAATAGTGCATTTGGCGacggaaatcagtcgccaaaaatggcgaccaaaaacagtcgccaaaatggcgaccaaaaaCAGTCGCCAATTCTGAATATATGGAGATGACATGGATTGTAAAAAGGCGACTAATGACAGTCGCTAAAAAGGCGACTAATGacagtcgccaattttggcgacgaaTTTCGGTCGCCCGCTTTAaaaaaattcagtcgccaaaattggcgatttAAGGCTCGCCAAAAAAGCGACCAAACCTagctacgaagtgcgggcgacgggccttagtcgctttattcttaatggcgactgttatcagtcgccttatatggtcgccaatTACCTTATCTGTTGTagtgaatgtgaaccaaattccaacgcaatactacatgcctgggtctgcttatgacacccccctataacaatagtttttcccccatcttctcatttgaaacaaaaacatTCACGCAGACCCctctttttcttccctattcacacacgtgatctaaaacaatctgatctcatcccttgaaagatcaatCTTTGTCTTCGaaatttctctcaaatttatccaaccaagtgaaaaactaaacccttacttctagaaaaattcacaatccaatggaaactaacccttgctctagAAAATATGTTtagaattaataattaatttaatttggattgatggagttaagattaaatttatcggtatgatcttttgaggtttattgttattattcatgttacctatatgttttaatgcaagcgatattttgcggataaataaccttatttattatcactatcctcgttgaACTCACCAccaccctccacaaatgcaccctccctccaccccactaatttacgcgcaaaataaaacatcagtcactgtgattagttcttagtacttgaaacaaccttcaatccactaccactaccactatcactacctttctaccacgttttacatctaagaagtcataaatcataTTCACCTCCATGAAAATATGGATCATCGTCTCCCTTATCAAaaacaatttatttctccttcaataaagaaaagtttaagaagcaatcttcaCTCTTATCTCTCTCCTTTTCTCTTCCTAGTCGTTTTCTCGTCCTCTCCCCTACCTCaattccagatactcaaacaaatTGTTtaggtactatgtttgtaaactgaataagtttgaatattgtatatatacacgaactttgttatttatttcatattGCATAATTAAATCTTACTatctccatctcatttttattgtctttttttattcaaattttattatctcgtaattattatcccctttctagatctagtaaggaaaaactttagtcaaccaactcgtaGCAATgaacctcattcccactcgaaacaacctttagcccactacttaatcccttcgattcacacataaaacggtctaacatgcaaagctttcatctctctcttgaaaagtccatctaactaacagaaaccTAATCGCTACTTtatgaacttcatcatttttacatcccgtaaagcTTAAGTTGAGCataaaaaaaaatgcagaaacttaggttttgtttgataacgacaaattgaacattttttttagcattttgagagtttttgcactatttaaataaaaaatgtgttgttttgagtgttgatcatcgatatattgaaatagtagattgtggtgtaatttacTGTTTTACATTATGATCTATAATTAGTACGGAGTATATTATAAGAcaataaaaattgaatttttttttatctctgaggaaattaaagatgaaactttatctatatcatatttataattaatattcttcacttaaaatatataaatttaagcaaattcaaataagttagctaaaagctATAAATCACACATTGTACGAAGctgtataatcattttttttattaatatgaaataaatgtcataaacttcatgagaatattaagacggtagcactactacagatacagcctataacaacgggtaaaaaccgttgtaaaataaaaaagcggacgttgttaaagcggccgttgtagaaggtatttacaacggtttgcttatttagtgaaaccgttgtctaaagtattcaccacggttaaaagccgttgttgttgggtgttctccgttgtggaaagtgtttcaaaattttggagggaataatataacaacggttgtcgtatgtataaccgttgttgtaactttccctccaaaattatgaagtcttttgacaacgggtttatgttaaatacccgttgttgaaattgttagtaacaacggttctttgtttaatacccgttgttgtaattttacctccaaaattgtgaatacttttaacaacggttctttgattaaaacctgttgttgaatattatcttgcgggtatttgtaaatgtcattcacaacggtgttatttttattaaccgttgtgaaaggtattcacaacggttttttttttagtaaccgtttttattacgtacacctaatgttctcaaaaattaaatttgtttcatgccattcaaaacctcGCATATATCAGCAAGACTATATAccaaagacaaagataaatcatagtgggttcatcgaactcaatagattcaattcaaccacatacaacaatgaaagatcatatatatataattacaaggagttgaatttacatgaactaattaatcattccctaacttcaacaaaaaaattactaataagttgatctaaactgtgagtatagtatcatgcatttctatctatatatattctaagacgtagttgccccacatgtctcttacctcgtctatatctatacttgagtattgctcaatctgttgtgactgGTTGATTATTATATCTGCGGAAAAAAAAGAgaatacattatggtatatatagcagcaagcaagacaacattagcaacatcatggtatatatagcaaagaaattgcaagacaacattagctctaatttaaaaaaagtaataaacacatgtttaaattattactaaccctttctggaataacgagatatcttcgcctaataatctccaacatgaaccgacaagcgtagtatccacattatATGCTATCCGGTTTGGGcgagggcctattattacataaaaaaaaacagacgagagaaggctcacatcagaatcttgaactttaggtattgtattagtattaaacacagattttgcacttaatgttattgtatttgagcacgtacccctgttatcgtaaaaaaatcagggccaacatcagaatcgttcgtgggttgatcctcctcgtttgctcttttcttttaggggcaaaaatatgaacgagcttttttctataaataaaaattgaaaatgttattataaataaatcagtattataaacttacattttaatcaagtgcttaaaagtctcgcttggttgatgatgtaaagagtccaaccgtaaaactttttctttgtcggcatgatggctgctagcacccaatgagtcctacatcaagagacatcatcattattaacaagtacatatattagttatgaaaatgcaattgtagggggaaacgtaatattaatttgtttattaccctttttcattataaacgccaaaaatcagcttcttggttgtcgccaattgctgagcaatataatctacccgttgttcgaacgagaaatccggaataaataaagataaaacataggggcacatgaatccgtattgatcggatggaatattcttctcgggatCACTCTCGGtttgcaatatcctacattattacggtattaattccggtatttaaaacactatctacctaTACTAGTAgtcgaatattagactatgaaattatttattaagaaacttacttcatccaaacaaatatgtgtgctatatcaatctggtctagtccagcccatacggctagcagatcccatgatatgCATGCTTGGCG from Silene latifolia isolate original U9 population chromosome 5, ASM4854445v1, whole genome shotgun sequence encodes the following:
- the LOC141655065 gene encoding uncharacterized protein LOC141655065, with product MARGGGRQRGGYSEGGSSSREQEEDVDRSTTEVSEEEEVGVPRHTDGRMILDPNGLWFRSQTVVRGVTNSTQENMTHGVTCWSNASDEDKEMWFNNFRRVFYWPTDLERLVWQRYNDIGKKRLRDNMYKVSKRKKAPSFMKGSSYEEYTKYRNSPEFKEASALNKINRKGGDKDAEVEPTHYGGSQSFHDRVVLDTKKNKGKVPTIVDLFVDTHAKKTSKGKLIFAKEKDQQLYEQFLVRRKNNPEIDDNELWFDLVEGFQRGDVYGAGSAKEIFYPPTRRRGSISSQQQPYTPSVVSVLQAQLAARERQDAERERRDAERDAEIRRMKEEMERMNSFFANCNTVFGGVSDTVKTQILQSTGFTEGAFPFRYLGVPLNSAKNSTEVYGTLLTKLQNALLHWSNNFLSYAGRIQILNSVIFGIANFWCSSALLPKSIMKKINKICKDYFWNTGNGSNRMVFKSWQHICRPSQEGGFNIKELLSWNRALLAKWIWSLPG